CTGACACCACCGATTGTATAGTAGTCATACTGTACTCGGTTACCTGTAATAATCTCAAGAATTTCTGTCGAAATTTCTCGATATTTTACTGTTTGCATAAAGAGATTTTCATATCCGCAAACCTCTGCAACATGACCATTTGCCAACATATGTGAGTGGATACGATCTAACTCTACAACTAAAGTACGCAAGTAGTCGATCTTTTTATTTGTCTCAACACCAAGCAGTTTTTCAACTCCGTGTATATAAGCCGATGCGTGTGTAATAGAGCAAAAACCACAAACCCGTGCTAGTAGATACTGGACATTATTGAAGTTAAACTTTGTAACAGCAGCTTGCTCGATCCCTCTGTGAACATACCCTACATCAACGGCTACATCGGTAATAATCTCATTTTCTGTTTGAAAAACAAAGCTTACCGGCTCAGGAATAGCAATATGCTGAGAACCAAATACAACCTTAATCTTATTTCCCATTATATGTCTCCTTTCTCAGCGGTGCTTGCGGTGCTTCCGGCTCTAAGAACATACCTCTTACAGCATTTTCAATATTCAGATCAAACATATCTGCCAAATCCCACTCACTTAACCAAGTACATGGAATAATCTCAACCAAAGAAGGAATAACTGAATCGTATGCTACTCCTTCTGCTCTGAAAACATAGATCTTATTCTTTACACCATATTCAGAAAAGATCCAATCAATTGTCAAAGAGTCGCCATTATCAACAGCATTGACAGTTACATAGTGGTATTTATTTTCATCATACCACGCTTTAATCTCATCTTTGACACTCTCAAGTGTCACCTCTTTCATTATCAAATCTGGATTAATCATCAACAACTCCTATCTGCTTTAACAGCTCGTCGCTCTCTCCTACAAGATACTCTTTCTCTTTGCTTTTCTTTTCCCAAATCTCAACTGCTTCAATCAAACCATCAATCAGCGCTTCAATTCTTGGAGTACATCCAGGAATCCAAACATCAACAGGGATGATCCCATTTACGCCATTTTCAACATGATACAGGTCTCTAAAAACACCACCACCATGCGTACAAGCTCCCATTGCAACAACAACTTTTGGCTCAGGCATTTCAAGATAGAGTCGTCGAAGTACATCTCTACATCTCAAAGTTACAGGACCAGTTACAAGTAAAATATCTGATTGCTTTGGATTACCACGGTTGAGCATACCAAAACGTTCAATATCAAACTTTGGTCCAAGTGCAGCTAAAATCTCAATATCACATCCGTTACATCCACCCGTGTTGTAGTGCAAAATCCACGGAGACTTTTTTCTTAAACCCATTATTTGCCTCCCAATGCCAAAAAGAAGATATTAAATATTGAAAGAGGAATCAGAACAAACCAAGAGAATTGCAACATTCTTTTATAGTCTAACCGTGCAGTCGAGTTGTCAATAGCAACAACTAACAAGAATGTAAAAATAACTAGAAGTGCACCTACAAAATAGTTGCTTCCTCCAAACAAGAAAATCAAGAAATAGACATAAACATACTCAATCCATCGACCTGTGTAGACTGCTTCATAAAATGGACCGCTATACTCAATATCTGGTCCGCCAATAATCTCTTGATGTGCTTCTGCAACATCAAAAGGAGACTTATGCAAAAGCATAGGAAGAGTTCCTACAAATGCAAGAAACACCAAAGGTAACTGAAGCAAAGGAATACCATCATAAGATAAAATTTTTGCAATATCAAAACTTCCAGTTACAAGGTAAAGTGCAACAACCATTAAAATAATAACCGGTTCATAAGAGATAAGATGTATCAACTCTCTCATAGCACCCATAATACTGTAAGAACTTCTTACACTAAATGCACCAATAGTCAAAGCTAAAATTGAAATGATATGGAAAAAAATGGCAATTAGAAGATTGTTTCCTAGCATCAATACTGCCATTGCAAACCAGGTAGAGATAAAATACATTACCCCCATAGATGCATGGAATGAGTGAACCATTAAAGGTCTTTTTTCCATTAGCTTAACAAAGTCATAGAATGGCTGCAGTACAGGCGGCCCCATTCTGCTTTGCATTCTTGCACGAACGACTCGCTCAATACCAAATATCAATCCTCCAATAATTGGAGCAAAAAGTGTCAATAGTACCGCACTCATAGTAGTTGTCCTCCTAAAACCAACACAAGTAAGAAGAGTGTCACTGCAAAAACATTGATCTTCTCTTCATATTTTGAGATAAAGTTAAAGTCATAACTCTCAGCTTCTCTTGGATATATCTCTCCACAATTGTAAGGATGTGTCTGATCAACTTTAAGCTTGACAAACAGTGGTGCCGCATGAATAATAAGAAGCAAGATAAGTGCACCTATAATTTGCCAGAAATAGAGTGTCGAATCTCCAACTACTAGAGACAATCCGTCTGCATAGATATTTGCATGACCAGCAATAGGAGTAGCTATATCCATAATAAAGTTACCTATAAATGGAGAAATAAATACTGTCATTACAACCAACCAAAGGTAGTACCAGATTGATACATACAAAAAGTTTTTATCCATAGGTGAAAAATCAATCTTACTAAATCGGTGATGTTTAATAGCTACACCTAAAACTTTTATGTAGAGTACACTCAAAAAGACACCACCCGTTGTAACAAGAAGAATAAGCATCACAAATCCACCGGAAGATAGAAAGTTACTTGCCTCTTCGATCATAAGCCACTTTCCGATGAATGTACCAAAAGGGATAAATGTCATGTTAAGGAAACCAAAGAAGATAAACAAAAGAGTAAATGGAGCTCTCTCAAAGAGTCTGTTCATATCTTTAATATATTTAACATTATAAAGCTTTTCAAGAATTCCAGCTTCAACAAATAAGAACCCTTTTGCAAAACCGTGGAAGATTATTAACATAATCGAAACCGCAACAGCAGTTGGTGTACCAACAGCAGCTGCAAGCATCATCAATCCAAGTAAAGAGATCGTTGAGTAAGCAAGAATTCTTTTAAAGTTATCTTGTGTTAGTGCAAAAACTGCAGCAGCAACAAATACAAAACCAGTTGTTAAAATCAAAAGTTTTGAAAGAAGTGTATCTTGAATAATAGGAGAGATTCTCAAGATCAAAAATGGAGCAATTTTAACCATTGTAGCTGAATGTAGAATCGCACTAACAGGCGTAGGTGCAACCATCGCTCCAAGTAACCATTTATGAAATGGTAGTTGAGCACCTTTGACAAGGGCTGCTATAGAAAGAAAGCCAAAAGCTGCCATTGACATTGTAGCTGGATCCATAGCTAAAAGATCTGTAAAGTGGTAAACACCAAAATCTTTAACCATAAGAATTATGGCAAAAAGGATTGCAACACCACCAATTTGGTTCATCCAAAGTGCCAATGTAGAGTTGTTAATAGCAACTTCATCTTTTCTAAAACCAATGAGTACCAATGAAGCAAGTGTTGTAGTTTCAAAGAGTGCAAAGAACCACTCAACATTGTTGGCACTTACGGCAAAGTTCATAACTCCCAAAAAGCCTATGACAATAGCAACAAACTTGTGTTTATCTTTCTCATCATAGTCCATATAGCGAGTAGAAAAAATTGCAATAGGCACACCAACAATACCAACCAACAGATACATCATTGCTGTAAGCTTGTCGACATATATATTAGCCGTGTCACTGTGTGGAGCAATAGATAAGACAATTATCAACAGTATAAACTGAGCAACCGCAAGAAGTGAAACCAAGATATTTTTTCTTGCATACCCAACCCACAAGAAGTACCCCAGCAATAAAAAGTCGAAGATGGTTACTAAAAGATTGAAAATTGTAGGAGTTTTGATCAATATTGGCAAGTTTGCACTATAGATAAGATATGCCATTACTGACAACACCGGTAGCATTATACATGTCAAAATACTGGTCACACGATCACTATTTGCCAAATAGATGGCAAAACCAGCCATTATGGGTAGTATAATACTAAGAATGACAAGAACTTCCATGAAGAATCCTTCTTATTAGAATTATAAGTTTTAGTTTTTATGCTCTAAAACTCTAGTAGTATTATATGTATTAACTATTCTAATATACTTTATTAAATAGCTAGAAAAGTCAATACACTAAATACTTAAATTTTCCACTAAGAAAAGTCCATAAAATGGTACTTTAGGTAAAAGAGGCCCAATTATATTAAAACAGTTATGAGACATAAATTAAAAAATTTGATTTTGAAGAATGTGTTAAAAATTTGGTCTATTATTGACATAATCATAAGTAAAGCAGTAAGTATTAATAGTAAAACTATCAGTTTTATTGAAAGAAAAAATTATCACTTATATAAATTAAACTATTTAATCTTTTCTTCAAGCTTCTCCATTAACCAATTAATAGGAATTCGTTCTTGCTCTAAACGTAATCCTTTAAATTCTTTAAACCGTAATGCATCATAAACTTCTAATTCTTTTGGCATTAGATTTGGTAAATTGGCTGTTGTTGGAGTTGGCTCTTGAACACATAGGTAGCTAAAATGATATAGTGTTTCTTTATCCATTAAAAAAGATTGAACATTTGGATGAATAGATCTAAAACTTGAAAGAATTGCAAAACCGTGTGTATCTATATCTCCCCAGTAAAAGATCTCTTCAGCAAAGTCAAGATCAAGTTGTCTAAATTGTCCAGCTTTGAAACCACCTCCATAGAGTATTATCACGTCTGAAAATAGTGGAAAAGCCAAAAATGTTGTAAGATTTTCAATAATAAATATATACTTTGCTTTTAAACCAAAAGTATTAAATGCTTCACAGGTAATCTCAATATCATCTATATTTGCAGTCTCTATCTCATTAGAGCGAAACCTTACACGACTTAAAGGATATCTCAATCCATACTTCTTTTCAAACCCATAATCTGAAAGTTTGGTAATTGATGAATTATAAAATTTTGTAGAAAGTACTACCTGCAAAAGTGTATCAAGTACCTTTTTATGTGACTGTATGAACTTGGTATCTACCCCTTCTATTGGAAGCTCTCTTATGTAAATATTTGGTTTTGGATGTAACAGAAAAAACTGCACAACAGAGATAATGCGATCCCATACATCCAAATGCTTCAATAAAATAAGCGGTTTTTGACGTAAAAACTCTCCAAGCCCTAAAGATTTTGCACTTTCAAAACCTTCAACAAATGCCTGATACTCCTTACTTTTCCCAAGAAACTGTAAATAGTCATCTAAAGTTTTAAAACAGAGTACTGAAGGAAGCCGTTGTGATCCAACTCTTTTATACTCCACAGCTGAATACTCAATAAATCTATCAAACTTTTTAAGAGAAGATAAAGATTTTTGAATCTCTTCAATTGAAGAGACAAACACCTTTTCAGTTGGTCTTTTAAAAGAGTATCGCAATGGAAATATAGTATTACCACTCAAAAGATCACTATAAAACTTTCCACTGTCATAGTAGCTCTGCGCCTTTTTTCTAAGTAGGTCAATGTTAAACACTATATCCCCATAAAATTTTATATCAATTATACATTAGTCTTTAAAAAGGTATCTCTTTATTTCTCTTTTAGAAGCACGATTTTTAGTATTACAACCATTTGTAAATAATCCTTCGTTTACTCCTAATATACTATAGTTTGAATGGTGTTTTATGCACCCGTTTTTTTTAATTAACTCAAAATTTAAGATAGTTTTTGTCATAATCCATATGTAGTTGAAAAAGTTACACCTATGAGGTGAAAGTTTTTAGTGTGACTTTTTCGCTGTTAAGTACCTAATTATAAAGCAAATTGGCTTGTTGTCTAATTTGGTATGGAATTATTGGGTAACAATATTCTAATAAAAATACAAAATAAAAGTTAAAAAATGGTACAAAATTTAAAAGAGTATTTTCAAAAAAAACTAGATGAAATATTTGCTGATAAGATAGAGATGAGTCTTTGGCAAGATAGTATCTGGACAGATATCGATAGTTATGATGAAGATTTGATATTTTCATTTGATTATAAAAAGATACAAGAGATATTTCCAAATTTTGGCATTGAGCATGTAGAATTTGATTATATAGGTGATGATCATGATGGACTCAGTAGCTGTGATACTGCAGAAGTTATACATTTTACCAATATAAATTTAGAAAATAAAACAAAAGATGACATAGATATTTTTTGTCAGATAATGCTTGATGGATATAAGAAGTTTTTAGAGAGCGATTATTAAAATAGATTTACAACCAAAAAACTTCACAAAGAAATAAAATCAATACTTAAAGCTTATGAGTTAGTTTTAGAAGAAGATAAGTATCAAAACATTTTAGATATGCATGAAATACCACAATATGAAGAGATAGTTTTTCATATATTTGTTCAATTATCAAATAAAAAAAATAAAAGGTGAACAATGAAAGATAAGATTTTTCCTATATTAGAGAAAACAGAAAACACTGATTTTTTATCTAAAAATTTTCAAAATAAAACTGTTAGACATGAAAGTATTAATTTTGATGAAAAAAACACAGAAAATTTTGTTTCACTCAATTTTTCAAATCCACTTTTAACTAAATTACTTATTATTGATAATAATATAGAAGGTAAATTAGTAGCCTCTAAAAAAGCTACGATAAATACTCTGGAAACATTTATTGAAAATTTTGAAAAGAGGAAACATGATATATTACAATTAAAAAAACTTGTAAATAATTACAATCCAGATAGATTAAATTTATCATATAAATTAGAAACAGTTATTAATGATTTTTTTGAAGAACTTGATTTTATTTCGATAGAAGTTAAAAAAATGTTTGAATTAAAAAATGAACTATCATTTTATTTAAACAAACAATCTTATTTATCTTCAACTGAAAAAAATGAGTGTTTAGAATTTTATAGTTCAATTGTAGAAGAATTTATAACCCCATATATAAAAACTTTTTTTGATCAATTTGAAAATAAAGAATTTAATTTTAAAAGTTCAAATATTTTATTTACTTTAAGTGATATAGAAAAATCAGATAAAATAAATGAAGATATTTTAAAAGTTATGTTGAAATATATAAAACAAAATAATATTTTTTTAAATAGAATTATTTCTAATTATATGATATATTCAATTGA
Above is a window of Hydrogenimonas thermophila DNA encoding:
- a CDS encoding NADH-quinone oxidoreductase subunit C, giving the protein MINPDLIMKEVTLESVKDEIKAWYDENKYHYVTVNAVDNGDSLTIDWIFSEYGVKNKIYVFRAEGVAYDSVIPSLVEIIPCTWLSEWDLADMFDLNIENAVRGMFLEPEAPQAPLRKETYNGK
- a CDS encoding NADH-quinone oxidoreductase subunit B family protein, which gives rise to MGLRKKSPWILHYNTGGCNGCDIEILAALGPKFDIERFGMLNRGNPKQSDILLVTGPVTLRCRDVLRRLYLEMPEPKVVVAMGACTHGGGVFRDLYHVENGVNGIIPVDVWIPGCTPRIEALIDGLIEAVEIWEKKSKEKEYLVGESDELLKQIGVVDD
- a CDS encoding complex I subunit 1 family protein, with translation MSAVLLTLFAPIIGGLIFGIERVVRARMQSRMGPPVLQPFYDFVKLMEKRPLMVHSFHASMGVMYFISTWFAMAVLMLGNNLLIAIFFHIISILALTIGAFSVRSSYSIMGAMRELIHLISYEPVIILMVVALYLVTGSFDIAKILSYDGIPLLQLPLVFLAFVGTLPMLLHKSPFDVAEAHQEIIGGPDIEYSGPFYEAVYTGRWIEYVYVYFLIFLFGGSNYFVGALLVIFTFLLVVAIDNSTARLDYKRMLQFSWFVLIPLSIFNIFFLALGGK
- a CDS encoding proton-conducting transporter membrane subunit — protein: MEVLVILSIILPIMAGFAIYLANSDRVTSILTCIMLPVLSVMAYLIYSANLPILIKTPTIFNLLVTIFDFLLLGYFLWVGYARKNILVSLLAVAQFILLIIVLSIAPHSDTANIYVDKLTAMMYLLVGIVGVPIAIFSTRYMDYDEKDKHKFVAIVIGFLGVMNFAVSANNVEWFFALFETTTLASLVLIGFRKDEVAINNSTLALWMNQIGGVAILFAIILMVKDFGVYHFTDLLAMDPATMSMAAFGFLSIAALVKGAQLPFHKWLLGAMVAPTPVSAILHSATMVKIAPFLILRISPIIQDTLLSKLLILTTGFVFVAAAVFALTQDNFKRILAYSTISLLGLMMLAAAVGTPTAVAVSIMLIIFHGFAKGFLFVEAGILEKLYNVKYIKDMNRLFERAPFTLLFIFFGFLNMTFIPFGTFIGKWLMIEEASNFLSSGGFVMLILLVTTGGVFLSVLYIKVLGVAIKHHRFSKIDFSPMDKNFLYVSIWYYLWLVVMTVFISPFIGNFIMDIATPIAGHANIYADGLSLVVGDSTLYFWQIIGALILLLIIHAAPLFVKLKVDQTHPYNCGEIYPREAESYDFNFISKYEEKINVFAVTLFLLVLVLGGQLL
- a CDS encoding Wadjet anti-phage system protein JetD domain-containing protein; translation: MFNIDLLRKKAQSYYDSGKFYSDLLSGNTIFPLRYSFKRPTEKVFVSSIEEIQKSLSSLKKFDRFIEYSAVEYKRVGSQRLPSVLCFKTLDDYLQFLGKSKEYQAFVEGFESAKSLGLGEFLRQKPLILLKHLDVWDRIISVVQFFLLHPKPNIYIRELPIEGVDTKFIQSHKKVLDTLLQVVLSTKFYNSSITKLSDYGFEKKYGLRYPLSRVRFRSNEIETANIDDIEITCEAFNTFGLKAKYIFIIENLTTFLAFPLFSDVIILYGGGFKAGQFRQLDLDFAEEIFYWGDIDTHGFAILSSFRSIHPNVQSFLMDKETLYHFSYLCVQEPTPTTANLPNLMPKELEVYDALRFKEFKGLRLEQERIPINWLMEKLEEKIK